The DNA segment TCCTCATTGCTATCTGGTATTAGCCTCAATTACAGTGCAGTATGATTTTAAGAGATCCCTTAAGGGTGAGATGGGTGAGTGAGCTAGAGTGTAAACATTACACTCTGTTCATTCCCCAAAAGACCCCCAAAACTGCCGCAGGGCCTACACGATACCACCACCCCTATGTAAATAAGCAGGATGCTTTGTCATTAAGCTGTGCATGTTTAGTTAAAGATATTAGATCCTAAGATAACAATTACACAGATCAGGTTACGATTTAATCAGGTTGATCCCAATGTGCAAAAAACTTAACCATTAATCTGTGTCCACAGAGCACCATGGCTAAAGGGAAGAAGGGGGGATCAAAGGGCAAAAAGATCACCCTGAAAATGGCCAAGAAAGCCCTCAAGGTGACACCTGAGGGAAAACGACGTCTTGATCTCAGCAACATGGGTATTGACACCTTTCCAAAATGTCTCCTAAAACTGACTGACCTGGAGGAGGTGGACCTGAGTCGCAATCATCTAAAGAAGATCCCAGATTTCATTGGCCAGCTCATTGGTGTGCTCTGGCTTGACCTGCACAGCAACTACATTGAGCAACTGCCGAAAAGCATCGGAGAGCTGGAGTCTCTGTGCCACCTTAACCTGTGCAACAACAGCTTGGACTCGGCCGGTTTACCCGCTGACATCGGTAACCTGAGAAACCTGCAGATGCTCAACCTGGGTATGAACCGACTCACTGTTCTTCCTCCCACCATGTCTGCTCTGACCAACCTGAGAGAACTGGGCTTGTTCGACAACATGATCACTGTGTTTCCTGAATGCATCCGCATGCTGCCCAATCTGAAAAAAATCAACATCAAACGCAACCCCATAGCCTATGCCCAGAAAGATGCCAAAGACACAAGAGCAACTGAAGGCATGTATTTGGTGAGGGAGGAAGATCTGTGTAAGCTTTGTCTGGAGAAATGTAGGgaggaaagacagagacaggaaagaAAACAGCTTTCAGATCAATCTCAAAGGAGAGGTAGATTATCAGGGCTGATCACACCAAACTCAGTGGCACGAAGCAATCAGGAGCTCTGGCACTAGACTTTATCCTGAAGACAACTAAAACAACTAAATGCCATAATGTCAGAatgttgcattttattttgATGTTTTAATCCATGAATATATGAATGTAGTTTATTAATGAGGAAATGTATTATTAGTTACGTATAAGTAAACGGTTTTGACCTTACTTGAGTATCAATATCAAGCTCCTTAATTAGCACTCAATCAAGCAATGTCAAGCAAAACTCCGTATTATGTATtctatgtattttaaaaaaaagaatatagtGTAGACAATATATTATCAAATTACAGGAATTAGTTCACAAGTAAGAGAAGCAGTTTTCAATTGGAGGAAGTTTTAATTCTGCAGGCAGCAGTTACTGGTGTGTTTCATCAGATTGGTTAGGGGATTGAGGATTGAGAACATTTCTGTCACTCATTAACAATGTGCATACAATGTCTTTCCCAGAAGCCTTTAGACATGAGCTATCTCCTTTCaatctgtcttttcttttttggttttgaGAAGGCAGCTTTGGGAGAGATGATGATACAGTGCAGGGACACTTACCTAACATTAAGCACAGCCTCTGTCACCCCTCTTCCCTTTAATGAAGGTACTACAGAGCATAACCTAGGGAAAGAACACAAGAGAGATCAATCTGGCTTTGCCCTGTCTAATCTCACATACTCATTGGCtggtatatacactcactggtatatatactcactcacttccCACCTTTTAAAAGCACTGACATGGTCTTTGTTCACAAACACCAGAAACACTGAAGCACCATTCTTCAAGAAGATTTCAATTGCATTTTcctaaaaaagagaaaaatttgAATACTAATATATTGCAAAGGAATCTGAACAGTAGGTAtctgtgaaaaagaaaactaGAGCTAATTCCTCATAAACAATAAAGCTCAAAAAGtatgttaaagaaaaaacaacacctctAAATCATTGGTTTACTACAGTGGCATTAAATCTGACCTCAAGAAGGAATCGTATAAAATGAGCCTCTTTAATGTCCTCATATGACCAGCGTCTGCAGGCTGGTTTTACAGAGCTCTGTTCTTTCTTCAGCATGCCGCAGATAAACGAGTCTCTCACACTGTAATGCACAGAAAACATCAAACATTAACTGTGAAAGTATGCATAAGAACAACTGCTAATAATACgcttattaatatataaactaaaaaaaagcaTAATGTATTTATGCAGCACATAAATTATCAtagtttttaattgtttttaattgttgATTATCACTAAAAGTTCATCAACAGTGGAATCTTTGCAACCTCAGTGAAGAAACCCTCAATGGATACCGCATAATCTATGCTTTACAGATGTTTCTGTTCAAACaaatttaacaatttaaagTTCAAACACAATTTAAAgccttaaatgaaaaataatataaaagtatgGGTTGACTGTTGAAGTCATTAAACAGTTTAACCATgcatattcaaataaaataagtagAGCATGACAATTGGGAGGTGCAAAGTTTTGAACATgctaataaatctaataaatctaataaaagtgtctaataaatctaataataaagtCAGCTAATAAATGCTTGGACCCAAATTAATTTTGCAACATGGTTTCAGGGGGATCCATGTGTTTTTACCAAGAAAATCAGAGCAGATCTGAAAGTCACTAAAGCTGAGTAGGAGTACAGAAGTAGCAGAAAAGCTTTACCTGGTGGGATGGTGGTTTCTACAGCGCACATCCCCACTGGAGGTAAGCGTGAAGCCCTCACAAACGTAGAGATCTGCCTTCCCAAACAATAGCACTCCCTCCAGTAGCATATGGCCACTGACAACAGCCACACACTGCTTGACTTGGATCTGCGACAGGAGAAACACAGTGCAAAATGATATATTAAATGCTTTCGATgtgaatatacagtacacacatgtTTGAGATATTTCAAACCATACATTTGCATTTGATTGTTTTGAATCTAGGACGGATACAGTACATTagagtaaatgtaaatttaagcaAGCTGTTAAACTGATGGGTTGGGCAAGCGCTAGTTTATGGACTGTTTTTTTTGGATCGAGGGAAAGGCATGAGtgcactgaatgaatgaataatgtaaatgtgaacacCTCTTTTAAGCAAGCTGTTTAATTGATGAGGATAAAGTCTGCAGCACTTGCCTCTAAACCCTTGCTCTAGGGCGAAGATGTCAAAGAGGCACAGCCCTCTCTCTGATTGATCGCTGTTACCACTTCATTATCTACAACAACATGGTGGCGAAACAAAGCAGGAGAACTAAAAGCATGGATGACTAGTGTGTTTGGGAAAAGGGGCCGGAGCACTGCAGGCATTGTCCTGTGATTATGCACGGCTAATTTTATTGTCTCCCTTCATTTCACACCATGCGATTGCACCTGGCCTCAGCGGCAGCTCCACAGCTCCGGGCCCTTGGGACGTGGGTCTCCAAAACATATGGGGCTCTGCTGTAGCAGCAGCCGCTCCTCAattaatacaaatcaaatcagaAGATATCCTCTCCATGCCAGCACCCCCTCAGCGCCAAGCTGAGGGCCCCACTGTTTATTACTAGAATTAATCAATGACATACACAGAATAGCAAAACACTAATTGATTAAAGCCTAGTTTCAATACATGATACACCTGGTGGATAGTCTGAGAAACTAAAAACAGAATCAATTCTGACCTATGATGCAATTCTGCAGAGTCCAAATGACCCAAAAGGCATATTTTAATGTCATGAGATACACATCAGTTAAACACCTAGCTTAAAGTGATATTCACACTGATATAATCCATTTATCTATAGTGCTATGTATGgccaaaaataaaagcaaatcaaGCTAAACATCACTTGATATCATATCCATTCTTGTGTTAGTTACTATCCATGTGCACATAAGCTAATTTTCAATAACTATGATTTTGGGCCGTTAGCAGTGCATGCAGATTAATAAGCATGGAACAAACTATTCATCTGACAAACAGCACAGCAGGATTCGACGCCCTCAAATAAAAACGTGAGGTCTAACATCACCCCCTACAGCTCCTTATTAATACTTCTGTCAAGAGCTCACTCTTCACTTTAACCCGTCAGTGGGAGCACACAGCTTCATGTGTGTAGGCGTAATGATACTCACACGAACATACTAAATAAAGTGGAGCTCCTTCACACTTGGGACTGGAAGCTAAATAGAGGtcaggtgcagtgtgtgttggcgGCTCTCACCTCCTCGTTGGGAGCCAGCTGCTGGATTATGAGCTGTgactccacacactcctcaggAATATTTTCAGTAGGACTCAAGACTTCAGTCAATGTGGGGAAGAAGGTTAGATGCTCACAGTCCAGGCTAGGCTCCTGCTCGGCCTCCCTGCTTGGCTCACTCAGAATCCTAAGCTCTGACatccagagaaagagagagaaagagagagagagagagagagagagagagagacagagtttagatttacttttaaattatatatatatatatatatatatatatatatatatatatatatatatatatatatatatatatatttgttttaaaattccCAAGAAAATCCCTAAAATGTTGATGCTAGTTGACCTAAACATAACAAAATAAAGTTA comes from the Hemibagrus wyckioides isolate EC202008001 linkage group LG03, SWU_Hwy_1.0, whole genome shotgun sequence genome and includes:
- the lrrc18a gene encoding leucine-rich repeat-containing protein 18, whose translation is MKLSTMAKGKKGGSKGKKITLKMAKKALKVTPEGKRRLDLSNMGIDTFPKCLLKLTDLEEVDLSRNHLKKIPDFIGQLIGVLWLDLHSNYIEQLPKSIGELESLCHLNLCNNSLDSAGLPADIGNLRNLQMLNLGMNRLTVLPPTMSALTNLRELGLFDNMITVFPECIRMLPNLKKINIKRNPIAYAQKDAKDTRATEGMYLVREEDLCKLCLEKCREERQRQERKQLSDQSQRRGRLSGLITPNSVARSNQELWH